A portion of the Ricinus communis isolate WT05 ecotype wild-type chromosome 10, ASM1957865v1, whole genome shotgun sequence genome contains these proteins:
- the LOC8285674 gene encoding protein NETWORKED 3A, giving the protein MEEDFSAPFSWWSDSHNRPHQSPWLQAILSDLDHKVKTIVNLIQDDGDSFTERAEMFYKRRPDLLKILKELQESYCLLAEKFDRLRSPSSIINTAVNTRLQDTDQTSPIFKNLNMEQHIDIDAATNEGIENNGGDNLRRDGAEEEKIWSGLRLTVSKLIEDNRRQQAELIRRNDEKREVIKQLREQISRLMEENRALMGCAHVDLKRICEHNNVSKLKGLNCIGRFRDL; this is encoded by the exons ATGGAGGAAGACTTCTCTGCCCCTTTTTCATGGTGGTCAGATAGCCATAATCGTCCTCATCAGTCTCCATGGCTTCAAGCCATTCTCTCAg ATTTGGACCACAAGGTTAAAACTATAGTAAATCTTATACAAGACGATGGGGATTCATTTACTGAAAGGGCTGAGATGTTTTACAAAAGAAGACCCGACCTCTTGAAGATCTTGAAAGAGTTGCAGGAGTCTTATTGCTTGTTAGCTGAGAAGTTCGACCGCCTGAGATCACCATCTTCAATCATTAATACTGCCGTCAATACCAGACTACAAGATACGGATCAGACCTCGCCCATCTTCAAGAATTTGAACATGGAACAACACATTGATATTGATGCAGCCACGAACGAAGGTATTGAAAACAATGGCGGTGATAATCTCCGAAGGGATGGCGCGGAAGAGGAGAAAATATGGAGCGGATTAAGGCTGACTGTGTCGAAACTGATAGAGGATAACAGGAGACAGCAGGCTGAGCTGATAAGGAGAAATGATGAGAAGAGAGAAGTGATAAAACAGCTCCGCGAGCAAATAAGTAGACTGATGGAAGAGAATAGGGCTTTGATGGGTTGTGCTCATGTCGATTTGAAACGAATCTGTGAACATAATAATGTTTCCAAGCTGAAGGGCCTCAATTGCATTGGCAGGTTTCGCGACTTATGA
- the LOC8285675 gene encoding coiled-coil domain-containing protein SCD2 — protein MDRMRTDSPTYARQWSSESSNPGTGPSSPAAMSPGRHHHARSSSVSGISSIKRNQNFAAKAAAQRLAQVMASQTADDDEEDDLGFRYSAPPPFSLSRNNNPTKPAAVPSSTRINNRSSSPSLARNLVDESPSSVRSTSTGRSSMSLKTAPPPMPPPPSKGSLRTAVSLPPLEPPKNGQKDGKRFLTDVGLLNSKDTGDQREASALRDELDMLQEENENMLQKLRLEEDRCKEAETRVRELEKQVAALGEGVSLEAKLLSRKEASLRQREAALKDAKQRNVIDKEISSIRSEVENAKEEATAAVRQLHGAESELKALQLMTQRMILTQKEMEEVVLKRCWLARYWGLAARYGICPDVALSKHEYWSSLAPLPFEVVVSAGQKAKEECWEKGDDSNEKKSKIVQDLSDLTGEGNIESMLSVEMGLKELASLKVEDAIVLALAQQRRANSARVSISDIKSPGDPKYMEAVELSPEESEDVLFKEAWLTYFWSRAKANGIEEAIAKERLQFWINRRGHSPSSHDAVDVEQGLMELRKLGIEHRLWEACRKETEQDSSTNITQKSAA, from the exons ATGGACCGTATGCGAACCGACAGCCCAACCTACGCGCGCCAATGGAGCAGCGAATCTAGCAACCCAGGCACTGGTCCCTCATCTCCGGCAGCAATGTCGCCTGGGCGTCACCACCACGCTCGCTCCTCTTCTGTCTCCGGAATATCTTCCATCAAAAGAAACCAGAATTTCGCTGCTAAAGCAGCCGCTCAACGCCTCGCTCAGGTAATGGCGTCTCAAACAgcagatgatgatgaagaagatgatCTAGGGTTTCGATATAGTGCACCTCCTCCTTTCTCTCTTTCAAGGAACAATAATCCTACTAAACCTGCTGCAGTTCCATCTTCTACTAGAATCAATAATAGATCTTCTTCGCCTTCT tTGGCGAGGAACTTAGTAGACGAAAGTCCATCATCAGTTAGATCAACATCAACTGGACGATCATCAATGTCTCTTAAAACAGCACCGCCACCGATGCCGCCGCCTCCTAGTAAAGGATCTCTTAGGACCGCGGTCTCTTTACCGCCGTTAGAGCCTCCTAAAAATGGGCAAAAGGACGGCAAAAG ATTTTTGACGGATGTTGGACTTCTAAATTCCAAAGATACTGGAGATCAGCGTGAGGCTTCTGCACTTCGCGATGAG CTTGATATGCTACAAGAAGAGAATGAGAACATGCTTCAGAAG CTCAGGCTTGAGGAAGATAGATGTAAGGAAGCAGAGACCAGAGTTAGAGAACTTGAAAAACAG GTTGCTGCTCTTGGGGAAGGAGTATCTTTGGAAGCTAAATTGCTGAGCAG AAAGGAAGCATCACTGCGTCAAAGAGAG GCTGCCCTTAAGGATGCAAAACAAAGGAATGTGATCGATAAAGAAATTTCATCAATTCGTTCTGAAGTGGAG AATGCAAAAGAGGAGGCTACAGCTGCTGTGAGACAGCTTCATGGAGCTGAATCTGAACTCAAAGCTCTTCAGTTAATGACACAGAGAATGATATTGACTCAGAAAGAAATG GAAGAAGTTGTTCTTAAGAGGTGTTGGCTTGCTCGCTATTGGGGCTTAGCTGCAAGATATG GTATCTGTCCTGATGTTGCTTTGTCAAAGCATGAGTACTGGTCATCCTTAGCGCCTCTTCCCTTTGAGGTGGTTGTTTCTGCTGGACAGAAAGCCAAAGAGGAATGTTGGGAAAAAG GTGATGACagcaatgaaaagaaaagtaaaattgtGCAGGACCTGAGTGATCTAACCGGTGAAGGAAACATTGAGAGCATGCTTTCAGTTGAAATGGGCTTAAAGGAGCTTGCTTCCTTGAAG GTCGAGGATGCTATTGTACTTGCATTAGCTCAACAAAGGCGTGCAAATTCTGCTAGAGTATCCATCTCAG ATATCAAATCACCAGGTGATCCAAAATACATGGAGGCAGTTG AATTGAGTCCTGAGGAGTCTGAAGATGTTCTTTTCAAGGAG GCTTGGCTTACATATTTTTGGAGCAGAGCCAAAGCTAATGGTATAGAGGAGGCCATTGCTAAAGAACGACTGCAGTTTTGGATTAACCGCCGGGGGCACTCGCCGAGTTCCCATGATGCTGTTGATG TCGAGCAAGGTTTGATGGAGCTGAGGAAGCTAGGGATAGAACATCGGCTATGGGAAGCATGTCGCAAAGAAACCGAGCAAGACTCTTCCACTAACATCACACAAAAATCTGCTGCATAA
- the LOC8285673 gene encoding RNA polymerase II C-terminal domain phosphatase-like 3 yields the protein MFVVVSGGCGSNCFNNIKEEIRNRYRNPRFTMGKEDENIIMKVGDVEEGEISDTASIEEISEEDFNKQDVVVVKPPSSNNETTKQKEQGNGNGRVWTISDLYRYQMVGGHVSGLYNLAWAQAVQSKPGKSNKPLNELFADVVEELDESSKRSSPSSSAASVNSNNKDGDEEKKKVVEKVVIDDNGDEMMDDNNRNKIVDVVEKEEGELEEGEIDLDMEPGEKANNGDVLNMNIDGLEVESGEKGFEKKMNSIRDALESVTVIEANKSFDAVCSKLCNTLEGLQEVVLGNSISNKDDLIQLSFTAVRVISSVFSSMNYIVREHNRDSFSRLLSLVNSCVPSLFTPEQSKKIEFVLACTDSSGVSFSSFSEKEKEPLISTVVNKKDNDVNGKSSGHDMSAVNKLPTDSFVNNKANLSIEGPKTGVSSFKSRAALLPLLDLHKDHDADSLPSPTRESALPLPAYRVLTPKMVLDTGNSRMHPYETDALKAVSSYQQKFSKSSFALTDRLPSPTPSEESGNGDGDTGGEVSSSLSVSSFRPANPLTSGQSNASISLPRMDGSSLPGVISIKSAVRASSAPSLTVKASAKSRDPRLRFVNSDSNALDQNHRAVPVVNTLKVEPIGGTMNKKRQKIVDDPIPDGHSLKRQKNALENSGVVRDVKTMVGSGGWLEDTDMVGPQTMNKNQLVDNAESDPRRKDGGGVCTSSSCISSVNISGTEQIPVTGTSVPIGGELVPVKGSTAAIPDLLKNIAVNPTMLINILKMGQQQRLALEAQQKPVDPAKSTTYPLNSNSMLGTVPVVGAAHSGILPRPAGTVQVSPQLGTADDLGKIRMKPRDPRRVLHNNALQRNGSMGSEHLKTNLTSIPINQETKDNQNLQKQEGQVEKKPVPLQSLALPDISMPFTKNLKNIADIVSVSHASTSQPLVPQNPASQPMRTTISSSDQFLGIGSAPGAAAAAAAGPRTQNAWGDVEHLFEGYNDQQKAAIQRERARRIEEQKKLFSARKLCLVLDLDHTLLNSAKFVEVDPVHDEILRKKEEQDREKAHRHLFRFPHMGMWTKLRPGIWNFLEKASKLYELHLYTMGNKLYATEMAKVLDPTGVLFNGRVISRGDDGEPFDGDERIPKSKDLEGVLGMESGVVIMDDSVRVWPHNKLNLIVVERYIYFPCSRRQFGLPGPSLLEIDHDERPEDGTLACSLAVIERIHQNFFTHPSLDEADVRNILASEQRKILAGCRIVFSRVFPVGEANPHLHPLWQTAEQFGAVCTNQIDEQVTHVVANSLGTDKVNWALSTGRFVVYPGWVEASALLYRRANEQDFAIKP from the exons ATGTTTGTGGTTGTTAGCGGTGGTTGTGGATCTAATTGttttaataacattaaagaagaaattcgAAACCGATACCGAAACCCTAGGTTTACGATGGGGAAAGAAGACGAGAATATTATAATGAAGGTGGGAGATGTAGAAGAAGGTGAAATATCAGATACGGCGTCGATTGAAGAGATCAGTGAAGAAGATTTTAATAAGCAAGATGTGGTGGTTGTTAAACCACCAAGTAGTAATAACGAGAcaacaaaacaaaaggaacAAGGTAATGGTAATGGTAGGGTATGGACGATCAGTGATCTGTACAGGTATCAGATGGTCGGTGGACATGTGTCCGGTTTGTATAATCTTGCGTGGGCTCAAGCAGTACAGAGTAAACCTGGTAAAAGTAATAAACCGTTAAATGAGCTATTTGCTGATGTTGTTGAAGAACTTGACGAGAGTTCTAAGCGGTCTTCACCTTCGTCTTCTGCTGCCTCtgttaatagtaataataaagaCGGCgatgaagagaaaaaaaaagttgttGAAAAAGTCGTGATTGATGATAATGGTGATGAGATGATGGATGATAACAATCGTAATAAGATTGTTGATGTTGTTGAGAAGGAAGAAGGGGAGTTAGAGGAAGGTGAGATTGATTTGGATATGGAACCAGGTGAGAAAGCTAATAATGGGGatgttttaaatatgaacattGATGGATTAGAGGTTGAGTCTGGCGAAAAGGGTTtcgaaaagaaaatgaattctATTCGTGATGCTTTGGAGAGTGTAACTGTGATTGAAGCTAACAA ATCATTTGATGCAGTTTGTTCAAAACTGTGCAATACATTGGAGGGCTTGCAGGAAGTTGTTCTGGGAAATAGCATTTCCAATAAAGATGACCTTATTCAATTGTCATTCACTGCTGTTCGAGTGATTAGTTCT GTTTTTTCCTCGATGAACTATATAGTAAGAGAACATAACAGGGACAGTTTTTCAAG ACTTCTTTCTCTTGTAAATAGCTGTGTTCCTTCTCTTTTCACCCCTGAGCAGTCTAAAAAG ATTGAGTTCGTGCTTGCCTGTACAGATTCTTCTGGTGTTTCTTTTAGTTCTTTTAGTGAGAAGGAGAAAGAACCACTCATCTCCACTGTGGTGAATAAGAAGGATAATGATGTGAATGGTAAAAGTTCAGGCCATGATATGAGTGCTGTAAACAAGTTACCTACTGATTCATTTGTTAATAATAAAGcaaatttatcaatagaagGTCCAAAAACAGGAGTTTCGAGTTTTAAGAGTAGAGCGGCTTTGCTTCCTTTGTTAGACCTCCACAAAGATCATGATGCTGACAGTCTTCCATCACCTACACGGGAATCAGCACTTCCTTTACCTGCCTATAGAGTGTTAACACCTAAAATGGTGCTTGACACTGGAAATTCGAGAATGCATCCGTATGAAACAGATGCACTAAAGGCTGTTTCTAGCTACCAGcaaaaatttagtaaaagtTCATTTGCTTTGACTGATAGGCTTCCCAGTCCAACCCCCTCAGAGGAATCTGGCAATGGGGACGGTGATACAGGTGGGGAAGTCTCTAGTTCGTTGAGTGTTAGTAGCTTTAGACCTGCAAATCCACTGACTTCAGGGCAATCCAATGCATCTATTTCTCTTCCTCGCATGGATGGTTCTAGTTTGCCTGgagttatctcaattaaaaGTGCGGTACGAGCAAGTTCTGCCCCTAGTTTAACTGTGAAAGCCTCGGCAAAGAGCCGAGACCCAAGGCTTCGATTTGTTAATTCTGATTCCAATGCGTTGGATCAAAACCATCGAGCCGTGCCTGTGGTTAATACACTCAAAGTGGAACCTATTGGAGGAACAATGAACAAAAAAAGGCAGAAGATTGTTGATGATCCTATTCCAGATGGCCATTCATTAAAAAGGCAAAAAAATGCATTGGAAAATTCTGGAGTTGTTAGAGATGTGAAAACAATGGTTGGAAGTGGTGGTTGGTTGGAGGACACTGATATGGTTGGACCTCAAACCATGAACAAAAATCAGCTGGTAGACAATGCAGAATCTGATCCCAGGAGAAAAGATGGTGGAGGAGTTTGTACTAGTAGTAGCTGTATATCCAGTGTGAATATTAGTGGAACAGAGCAGATACCAGTTACAGGAACTAGTGTCCCTATTGGAGGTGAACTGGTGCCAGTGAAAGGTAGTACTGCAGCGATACCtgatttactaaaaaatattgcAGTGAATCCAACAATgttgattaatatattaaaaatgggTCAACAACAAAGGTTAGCATTAGAGGCTCAGCAGAAGCCTGTTGATCCTGCCAAAAGTACAACTTATCCACTAAACTCAAATTCAATGCTGGGAACTGTTCCTGTTGTGGGTGCTGCTCACTCAGGGATTTTGCCAAGACCGGCAGGAACAGTTCAGGTTTCTCCTCAACTGGGTACTGCG GATGACTTGGGGAAAATTCGAATGAAACCGCGGGATCCTCGTCGTGTTCTCCACAACAATGCACTCCAAAGGAATGGGAGCATGGGATCTGAACAtttgaaaactaatttaaCCTCTATACCTATTAACCAGGAGACCAAGGACAACCAGAATTTGCAAAAGCAAGAGGGTCAAGTAGAGAAGAAGCCAGTGCCTTTGCAGTCTCTTGCTCTACCAGATATTTCTATGCCATTTActaagaatttgaaaaatattgcTGATATCGTGTCTGTTTCCCATGCATCAACATCCCAACCTCTTGTTCCTCAGAATCCTGCATCTCAACCTATGCGAACTACGATATCAAGCTCTGACCAGTTCCTGGGGATTGGTTCAGCACCTGGTgctgcagcagcagcagcagcaggtCCTCGTACACAGAATGCATGGGGAGATGTTGAGCATCTCTTTGAAGGGTACAATGACCAGCAAAAAGCTGCTATACAGAGGGAGAGGGCAAGAAGGATAGAAGAACAGAAGAAATTGTTTTCTGCTCGCAAGCTATGCCTCGTGTTGGATCTAGATCATACACTTCTTAATTCAGCCAAG TTTGTTGAAGTTGACCCTGTGCACGATGAGATCTtgagaaaaaaggaagaacAAGATCGCGAAAAAGCTCATAGACATTTGTTCCGTTTTCCTCATATGGGGATGTGGACGAAATTGCGCCCTGGGATCTGGAATTTCTTGGAAAAG GCTAGTAAACTGTATGAGCTGCATCTTTACACAATGGGGAACAAGCTGTATGCCACAGAGATGGCAAAAGTGCTGGATCCAACAGGGGTTTTATTTAATGGACGAGTTATCTCTAGGGGTGATGATGGGGAACCCTTTGATGGTGATGAGAGGATTCCCAAGAGTAAGGATCTGGAGGGGGTCCTTGGCATGGAGTCAGGTGTTGTCATTATGGATGATTCGGTGAGAGTTTGGCCACATAACAAGTTGAACTTGATTGTTGTGGAAAG GTATATCTATTTTCCTTGCAGTAGACGCCAGTTTGGGCTTCCAGGTCCCTCTCTTCTTGAGATTGACCATGACGAGAGACCAGAGGATGGGACTTTGGCTTGCTCTTTGGCG GTTATTGAGAGAATACATCAAAACTTTTTCACACATCCCTCGTTAGATGAAGCAGATGTAAGAAATATCCTTGCATCAGAGCAGAGGAAGATATTGGCTGGTTGCCGGATTGTATTTAGCAGAGTGTTTCCAGTTGGTGAAGCCAACCCCCATTTACATCCGTTATGGCAGACTGCTGAACAGTTTGGTGCTGTCTGCACAAATCAGATAGATGAACAGGTTACTCATGTAGTTGCCAATTCCCTTGGAACAGATAAG GTGAATTGGGCTCTGTCTACTGGAAGATTTGTTGTCTATCCTGGCTG GGTAGAAGCATCAGCGTTGCTTTATCGGAGAGCAAATGAGCAAGATTTTGCAATTAAACCATAA